CTCTTTTGAATGCATTTACCTCGTCCAACCTGGAAAGCTCCCAAATAATGAGAGAAAACTGGGCTCAGCTCGGAACTTCAACTGTGTGCCTTTTGAAGAATGAATAAGCAACTCACATGCATAACATTTGacacattaaaatattttaacataattggattaaaaaatatatattcattaatttttttaacaataactcaagattcatcaaatataaaaaataaatttaataaaaaccaattatatatatGCAGTGGAATAATTCTCCTATACAAGtattgatataaaaaagatGAATCTTTGTTTAAATTCAGTATTAAGTGTTATTTTACTTTACATCTTTTCAAACGTGTTATTCCTTAAATCAAATCATACTGTGAAATGTAAAATTGATTACAGCTTTTTATgtaaaatgagaataaaaatgcaattgagAAAACTCTGCATGAGTTCCGAAGTTATTATGTAACTTATTTGGTGAGAGCTTTTTGACTAAATGGTTATttgaatgctttaaatcatgATTGGATGCTTGTGTTGTGGTTGGATGGTGCTTGAATTTTTGGTAGggtttataattataaataagttgCATTTTAGGATGAATAAACCTTGGTCCTGTCATTATTTTGGTGTGCACACCTGAAATTCACGGTATAAGAGGTTGAATATATAGTCAAGGATCTAAAATTAATGGGAAACATGGTAATTACAATGTGTTATTATAGTCAACAAATTAAGTTTAAACTAATTCTGAAAGAGAAAAGTTTAAGAGATGGAACAGTGGCATTTaggttttttttatgaaaactcTAATCTCTATCTCTCATTTCCACTCTCACACAGCCCCACACCCCTCCTTCCCTGCAAAAttcttactttcttttttttttctccttagaTCCGTTTTTCTCAACCCATTCTTCACCAAtccattttcatttataatttttcttctccattttgTGTCTGTGTTCGACTTTTGTTGCACTTTGATTGTTGTTTGCAgagacaaaaatattaataaaataagataaataaaacttaaaaataatatatatataagtgcaggtcaataataaaaggaaaataaaattataaatatgaataattgtaggtgaaaagaaatagaaaaaataaaataaaagaattttagtGAAATAATTGAATTGTTATTAATTTGGCTTGACGGtggattaaattatataattataatttattgttgggttaaattatataattacaatttattattagaTGCGAAACTTATTAGGAGTTCATATTAAACTTACATTGGAATATCAATAAGATTAAGATTGTATAAATTAATGTGCGAATGCTGTTAAGGAGAGAATTGAGAACAGTTGTTAAGTTTAAGGTCATAATTAATGTTTGAATAACGTGGGAGCATGGGTAGGGTAGGTGTTGGGTTGTATCGAACGTGTGGACGATCAACACGCGATGTTTAAATGGACGATGTGGGAGTATGAAAGTAAATGATGGACTCTCTTTGATCTTGTGTGTGAAAAGAGAACCCTGTAAAtcctaatttcaaattttatataatcaattctATTCCCAATTTAGTATATAAGAACcctaatttcaaattaatacaattttaaaaataaataatatagtgATCTCAACTACACTTAACCTAACTacgttaaaaaataataaacatattaaacaaagtttcatttttaaagtttaaacataCAAGTAAAATATGTAGTTTGTAGcattaattgaaaaagttttgTTATTACAAGCAGAAATGACTATGAAGAGTTAGATTTCACGAAGAATCGGAGAAAAATCATCTAGCAAATGTATTTCACTTGTGCAACATGAAGTTTGATCAGGAAAAATTTAATCTACTATTTGAATATACGTTAATCAACTAAGTAAATTTAGCGAAAAGTTACTTCATGATGGAGGAAATTGGAGAATagctaaaagaaaaagataaaccCCGTAAAGATTAAGGCGAGTGCCTTCAAAATCTTGTTCTGCAAGGTTCGGTTGCGTCATTATGGATATTAATTGTAACTGAATTGTAGATTGTTATGGTTTAATTAACTACTAGCCAACATACATGAACAAGAAATAGACGAAACACAAATAGGTAAAAACTTGCTCAAAAGATAAGTATCATTAATTTCGGAATAGGTATTAACTAGGTAGTATTTTAGGATTGGTGTGAacgaaataaatataaagattaacCTTTCTCAAAATTATAACAGTGTAAATGTCAAAAGTCTCCGAACATTCCAATTCAAAATATGGCCGTAAAAGAGGGGATTAACTATATGATGTTACTTGAAAATTGAATGAGGGTTAGCAGGGTCCGCTAAATCAGTGTAGTTGCCGAACTCATCGTCAGTTTTCTCCGGTCATCACCAGCCCCCTCAAAACTCACCCATCCAAAACAATAGGTTCTGGCAGTGGTTGCAGTTGACGGGAAGGTATGGATACATGAGGAGGGTGTGGAAGTTGAGCTGTTGCAACATTTGTTAGCACATTTCCCACTCCAAGTACTTTCCTCACTTCATTCGCAAGCTCTATCACTAAGTTATCCTCATGGCCTGAACACCCCAACGAGTATAAATAAGAATGCTGGGTGACACAGACAGAGAATAGTTTTTACTAACTGCATGTGTATGTGTTACAAAATAACTCACCAATATCATGCATAGCCTTTTCTAGAAGGAAAAGATAATCCCTGTTGTTTCCGCAAGGACCATACGCAGTTGCTATTTGCCTGAATGGATTGCCAAAATAATTAGTGAAACCAAAGAACAGGTTACCACTTCCCCAAATAAAAATCAGGAGAAAAATgtatgcaatatatatatacacacacatacctAGCCATGTCTTCCAGTGGGGCAGGTCCCAGGTAGTATTTGTTGTTCACTTTGTCTGGAGTTGATGTAAATCTGTAGATTAACATTATATCTATTAGCAAACTTGACCTGGTCCTCGTGAGTATGAACAAAGCAATTGAAACTCTgcattttttattacttattttgaaaaaaattattgctTATTATATGCACTTTCCGATTGACCTTttggaaaaacaattatttccCCAGAATGTATACTGGTATCTAAAAGCTAAAGAAGATCATAAGGAATGTCAAAAATGACATACACTATTACGTCAGTCAAAGCAGGGTGCTGTGAATCTCCTTCCTgaagaaaaagatattaaattagTGCTGGTGGCAACCAAAAACTACAAATGACAACGATCATTTGGGAGGAAAATATTCCAATATTGCGTCACTCACCTTGAAGAAGGTTACAATAGTTTTTCTGTCATATTCACATTCCCGTCGCTCCAAATACTACACAACAAAGAAACGAACAATTGAAGCCCGAACGTACATAAATTCGCTAAAAAGGTTTAAAATGTTTAGGATGGTCATTGCCACATTTAATCTGAAATCACTAATGAAATACCACAACCTAGAAGTCCATGTACTTTTAAAGAAATTCTCTATTACGAGCCTTGAAATTCTTCTAAGTTATATTAAGGTTAAAAGCTAGTTTGGTAACGGCCAAAGGtgaaattttcttttacctGCATAGCCAATTTTTCCCTTTCAGGGCCTCCTCGAACACAATAAGCAGTTCCCCACTGCAAAAAGACGGAAGAATTATACGAAAATAAATCGAAAGATAACAATTAAGTACAGAAACGGCATAACAAGGAACTTACGCAAATAGCTCCTTCTTTCTCCTCCAAGGTGCAAGTTCTTGCTGGGCTTTCTGGGGTTCCCCTGTGATCAATGCACGCTGCAAATGCATAATGAAATGTCTAAGCAACTGCGGAAGCTGTTTAAATTCAAAAAGACAGGCACAATAATTAACGGAGCGCGATAAAGGGCCTTACCTAAATCGAACACGCGTCTGTAATCCTTAATGAAACCAACAATCTTCTCATCGTAATCAAACCCAGGGTTCCACACCAGTGAACCGTAGCCAAACACCCAGAAAACCATGATGtctgaggaaaaaaaaaaaatccaacatcagtgtttaacatatatattttaaatttgttgccGTGGACTACAGCAACAGATATCTGAGATTGGAAAGTTTTGTTGTGGAATTAAAACATTGCACACACAGATCATATGGTTAATAAACAGTGAACGACAGTAATGTTAATAAAGTAGGGCATTAAAGAGGTGATATGaaagagaaaacgaaaaagaggaaaaaaaatatagaaggaAAAAGGTACCCACATTTGGATCTGGAAGGTTTGGCGAGGAGAATGAGAGAGGATAAACGAGGGGGAAGAAGAGAgggaaaaagagaggaaaagcTAAACGATTAGGGTTTAGTCGTTTAGCTAAGATGTTAGGGTTGCAATGgctcctctctttctctctgctccttcttcttccccttttcttctttcttggaTGGAGAAGGCGTGAGACATGCCACACACGATAGATTGGTATTTATGGTGTGGGGGTCGCACGCCACGCAACACGGATTCAACGCCTTCGCTGGCCCCGGAACAACCTCTCTGTCACGTGCTTCTTCTCCAACGCCTTAAAAATTTCTTTACTTTAcgtaaaaataaatcaatacacactgttttcaaaaaatataaccttttttcttttcttttcttttacctaGATGCTAATAGTACCTGCAAATATTAAGAAACTGTGTTTTTAAAGAGGAAAAAGATACATTGAACCTAGACGGATATGGAAAAGtgcaaaaattgaatttttgaagtGATTGAACCTAGACGGTTTTTTGGTAGCAGGAGGGAATTTAATGATTGAGAAGTTGTGGTTGGTGATTAGGTTTAAGTTAGGTAACCTTGAATTTTAGAAGAATTTTCCAGCACATTTGGAAATTTGAGACGATCTGCGCCAATTCTATAGCTGGCTTTTCCCGTCATTGTAATAACATCACTGCCACTGCAGCAGCGCTCAGTAGATATAGATTCTAATCAACAATAAATGTACAACTAtatcataaatgtttattaatgtagagaaattaattattaactgACACTTTTTCCCTTACGAATTAATTTATTGATGTTATTGTTTCatggaaaaataatattcttgaattagaaattatttttatttcaaatttaattaatttcatgatAAATCAATTTGTACTTTTTGAGTTGAATATACTTGTAATGGTTAAATTTTCTAtacagaaagagaaagaaatgggACGGTGGATTGAGAGTCACTATTCCAGACAGCCAATGGTGATAAAGAAATGACAGAGAGATGAGAAACAGACAAGAAAATCAAAAGGAGGACAAATGAAGAAAGCACGAGGAGCATCATAATCTTAGCCACtagctttgttttttttttaaaaaaaataataatttttattcagaCAAATTATACTCAATTTACTTCGGTGGTGtatgatttatttgtttatatctaTCAATCTAAGGTTggataattttagaataataatattcgaaattaaaataagtattttggattttttttttattatttataatagattGAGCctattcttataataataataagttagcAATCGAATAAACTGAGGTATGGAGTTGGttttgttttccaaaaaaatgtttaacaaaaacaaatgatTTTCTTATTACACAGTACTACATAAAAACCATTAACACAACATGGTCTGCAATCAACTTGGATGGAAAAGATAGACAAAATCCATTGTTTACGACGAGCTTGAATCGCATTTCAAGTTGATAAAAcgcatttttagtttttaaagattttgtacaaaataatatttatccctcaatgaaagataaaattagtttat
This DNA window, taken from Vigna radiata var. radiata cultivar VC1973A chromosome 5, Vradiata_ver6, whole genome shotgun sequence, encodes the following:
- the LOC106760885 gene encoding gamma-glutamylcyclotransferase 2-1, with protein sequence MVFWVFGYGSLVWNPGFDYDEKIVGFIKDYRRVFDLACIDHRGTPESPARTCTLEEKEGAICWGTAYCVRGGPEREKLAMQYLERRECEYDRKTIVTFFKEGDSQHPALTDVIVFTSTPDKVNNKYYLGPAPLEDMARQIATAYGPCGNNRDYLFLLEKAMHDIGHEDNLVIELANEVRKVLGVGNVLTNVATAQLPHPPHVSIPSRQLQPLPEPIVLDG